A single Chlamydia suis DNA region contains:
- the ftsH gene encoding ATP-dependent zinc metalloprotease FtsH → MAKDKKINPESKKSFPTAFFFLLFGVIFGVVTVQNFFSAKKASVGFSHQLEHLVNLKLLIPEESRKTALNDNLVSFSGRFREAVPAEGQMRYQYLDLIDRKHQTDFELEEANKSLSVLAKEVRHAITWFSAISGMPIPESGYTISPRTDVGISVLEPLVVYGPVDPQIVNLSALEDRVRSLPRSTESLKVFGSDLYALVGKYLSPALGIGSESLKKEIKDLHQQVENSLTQIIDGDRAIALYKTVLETLHRISVSLVSPEEGALFNQLRSVRLYREDFNRLVKLLGEREEIQAQLDKLRSELTQAVWYFNNQELSSRALEKQDPEVFGRWFEGAKQEWVAFPANKSLSFRAPDQPRNLVLEKTFRSEEPTPHYSGYLFTFMPIILVLLFIYFIFSRQVKGMNGSAMSFGKSPARLLTKGQNKVTFADVAGIEEAKEELVEIVDFLKNPTKFTSLGGRIPKGILLIGAPGTGKTLIAKAVAGEADRPFFSIAGSDFVEMFVGVGASRIRDMFEQAKRNAPCIIFIDEIDAVGRHRGAGIGGGHDEREQTLNQLLVEMDGFGTNEGVILMAATNRPDVLDKALLRPGRFDRRVVVNLPDIKGRFEILSVHAKRIKLDPTVDLMAVARSTPGASGADLENLLNEAALLAARKDRTAVTAIEVAEARDKVLYGKERRSLEMDAQEKKTTAYHESGHAIVGLCVEHSDPVDKVTIIPRGLSLGATHFLPEKNKLSYWKKELYDQLAVLMGGRAAEQIFLGDVSSGAQQDIAQATKIVRSMICEWGMSDHLGTVAYDERSDTAPTGYGTYHEKNYSEETAKAIDNELKTLLDAAYQRALDIINSHKEELELMTQMLMEFETLDSKDVKEIMDHSWDSEKKRARMKEEGMLYKKVSEDLPPPPPQENVQDGTGLKFNTTT, encoded by the coding sequence ATGGCTAAAGATAAAAAAATAAATCCAGAATCCAAAAAAAGTTTTCCTACTGCTTTTTTCTTTCTTTTATTCGGAGTGATTTTTGGCGTAGTCACAGTCCAAAACTTTTTCTCTGCTAAAAAAGCTTCGGTGGGCTTCAGCCATCAACTCGAACATCTTGTAAACCTCAAGTTGCTTATTCCAGAAGAGAGCCGCAAGACAGCTTTAAATGATAATTTAGTGTCATTTAGTGGGCGTTTCCGAGAGGCGGTTCCGGCAGAAGGCCAGATGCGGTATCAATATCTTGATCTTATTGACCGTAAGCATCAGACAGATTTTGAGTTGGAAGAAGCCAATAAGTCCTTGTCAGTTTTAGCCAAAGAAGTTCGTCATGCGATTACTTGGTTCTCTGCTATTTCTGGAATGCCTATTCCTGAATCAGGATATACAATTTCTCCTCGAACAGATGTAGGGATTTCAGTTTTAGAGCCTTTAGTTGTCTACGGGCCTGTAGACCCTCAAATTGTAAATCTTTCCGCCTTGGAAGATCGTGTGCGCTCTTTACCTAGATCTACGGAAAGTCTTAAAGTTTTTGGGTCTGACTTATATGCATTGGTTGGAAAATATCTTTCGCCCGCTTTAGGCATTGGCTCTGAATCCTTAAAAAAAGAAATTAAAGATTTACATCAGCAGGTAGAAAATTCTTTAACACAGATTATAGATGGGGATCGGGCGATTGCTTTGTATAAAACGGTCCTTGAGACTTTACATAGAATTTCTGTGTCGTTGGTTTCTCCAGAAGAGGGAGCTCTTTTTAATCAATTGCGTTCCGTACGGCTATACCGAGAGGATTTCAATAGATTAGTCAAGCTTTTGGGAGAAAGAGAGGAAATTCAAGCCCAGCTTGATAAGTTGCGTAGCGAATTGACCCAAGCTGTTTGGTATTTCAATAATCAAGAGCTGTCTTCGCGAGCTTTAGAAAAGCAAGATCCCGAAGTTTTTGGTAGATGGTTTGAAGGGGCTAAGCAAGAATGGGTTGCATTCCCTGCTAATAAATCTTTGTCTTTCAGAGCTCCGGATCAGCCTAGAAATTTGGTTTTAGAAAAAACATTTAGAAGTGAAGAGCCTACCCCGCACTACTCTGGGTATCTATTTACTTTTATGCCGATTATCTTGGTGTTGCTATTCATCTACTTTATCTTTTCTCGTCAGGTAAAGGGCATGAATGGTTCAGCCATGTCCTTTGGGAAGTCTCCTGCACGATTGTTAACAAAAGGGCAGAATAAAGTAACTTTTGCTGATGTAGCGGGGATAGAAGAGGCAAAGGAAGAGCTTGTTGAGATTGTGGATTTCTTAAAAAATCCTACTAAATTTACAAGCTTAGGAGGGCGCATCCCTAAAGGGATTCTTCTTATAGGGGCTCCAGGAACAGGAAAGACTTTGATTGCTAAAGCTGTTGCTGGTGAAGCAGATCGTCCGTTCTTCTCTATAGCTGGGTCCGATTTCGTTGAAATGTTTGTTGGAGTAGGGGCGAGTAGAATTCGCGATATGTTTGAGCAGGCTAAGCGAAATGCTCCCTGCATCATCTTTATCGATGAAATTGATGCGGTTGGACGTCATCGTGGAGCTGGTATTGGAGGGGGACATGATGAAAGGGAGCAGACTTTAAACCAGTTGTTGGTGGAAATGGATGGATTTGGGACAAACGAGGGAGTTATCCTAATGGCCGCAACCAACCGTCCAGATGTGTTAGATAAGGCTTTGTTGCGTCCGGGACGATTCGATCGCCGTGTTGTTGTGAATCTTCCTGATATTAAAGGTCGTTTTGAGATTCTTTCGGTTCATGCCAAACGTATTAAACTAGATCCCACGGTAGATCTCATGGCTGTTGCGCGTAGTACGCCTGGAGCGTCGGGCGCTGATTTAGAAAATCTTCTGAATGAAGCAGCATTATTGGCCGCCAGAAAAGATCGCACTGCGGTTACTGCTATTGAGGTTGCCGAGGCGAGAGATAAGGTTCTTTATGGTAAAGAACGGCGTAGTTTGGAGATGGATGCTCAAGAGAAAAAGACAACAGCCTATCATGAGTCCGGACATGCTATTGTAGGGCTTTGCGTTGAGCATTCAGATCCAGTGGATAAAGTCACAATCATTCCTAGAGGCCTGTCCTTAGGAGCCACGCATTTTCTTCCAGAAAAAAATAAATTAAGTTATTGGAAAAAAGAGCTTTACGATCAGCTGGCGGTGCTTATGGGAGGTCGGGCTGCTGAGCAAATTTTTCTAGGAGATGTTTCTAGTGGAGCGCAACAGGATATTGCTCAAGCAACGAAGATTGTACGCAGTATGATTTGTGAGTGGGGAATGAGCGATCATTTAGGAACTGTGGCTTACGATGAACGTTCTGATACAGCGCCTACTGGATATGGAACTTATCATGAAAAAAATTATTCGGAAGAGACGGCTAAAGCTATTGATAATGAACTCAAAACGCTGTTAGATGCTGCGTATCAAAGAGCTCTAGATATCATTAATAGTCATAAGGAAGAGTTGGAGCTTATGACTCAGATGTTAATGGAATTTGAAACATTAGACTCAAAAGATGTTAAAGAAATTATGGACCATTCTTGGGATTCTGAGAAGAAGCGCGCGCGTATGAAGGAAGAAGGGATGCTGTATAAAAAAGTGTCCGAAGATCTTCCTCCGCCTCCTCCTCAAGAAAATGTGCAGGATGGGACCGGGTTGAAGTTCAATACCACTACATAA
- the pnp gene encoding polyribonucleotide nucleotidyltransferase, whose product MAFETFSVTLDKDKTLIFETGKIARQADGAVLVKMNETWVFSSACAASLSEAVDFLPFRVDYQEKFSSAGKTSGGFLKREGRPSEKEILVSRLIDRSLRPSFPNRLMQDIQILSYVWSYDGKTLPDPLAICGASAALAISEVPQNCIVAGVRVGLVGGKWVINPTKDELDASKLDLVMAGTASAVLMIEGHCDFLTEEQVLEAISFGQVYIAKICNAIEAWQKAIGKEKQFSAVLDLPEDVQNVVSDFIKEKFAKALSLRDKEALEQASKELEEAVVTNLVQEEGDFSLLNVKAAFKNAKSNQMRALIKDLGIRVDGRNTTEIRPISIEPSFLPRTHGSCLFTRGETQSMAVCTLGGENMAQRFEDLNGDGAARFYLQYFFPPFSVGEVGRIGSPGRREIGHGKLAEKALSHVLPETSRFPYTIRVESNITESNGSSSMASVCGGCLALMDAGVPIKAPVAGIAMGLILDQDQAIILSDISGIEDHLGDMDFKVAGTVDGITAFQMDIKVEGITHQVMEQALAQAKQGRSHILNLMMQVMSSPKGAISKYAPRIETMQINTSKIATVIGPGGKQIRQIIERSGAQVDINDNGIISIAASTQESINKAKELIEGLTGEVEVGKIYNGRVTSVTTFGAFVEVLPGKEGLCHISELSKQKVENTADVVKEGDMLAVKLLSINEKGQLKLSHKATLEG is encoded by the coding sequence CATTAATTTTTGAAACAGGGAAAATAGCTCGCCAGGCCGATGGAGCTGTTCTCGTCAAAATGAACGAAACTTGGGTTTTTTCGTCAGCGTGCGCAGCCTCTTTATCTGAGGCTGTAGATTTTCTCCCTTTCAGAGTAGATTATCAGGAGAAATTTTCTTCTGCAGGGAAAACCTCAGGAGGATTCTTGAAACGTGAAGGACGACCTTCCGAGAAAGAAATTCTTGTTTCTCGACTGATAGATCGCTCTTTGCGCCCATCTTTCCCAAATAGACTCATGCAGGATATTCAAATTCTGTCTTATGTATGGTCTTATGATGGCAAAACTTTACCGGATCCCTTGGCTATCTGTGGAGCTTCTGCAGCCTTAGCCATTTCAGAGGTCCCTCAAAATTGCATTGTTGCAGGAGTACGTGTAGGTCTTGTCGGAGGAAAATGGGTAATTAACCCAACTAAAGATGAGCTGGATGCTTCAAAACTTGATCTCGTTATGGCAGGAACAGCTTCTGCAGTACTAATGATCGAGGGACATTGTGACTTTTTGACGGAAGAGCAAGTTTTAGAAGCGATCAGTTTCGGGCAAGTATATATAGCTAAGATCTGCAATGCTATTGAAGCTTGGCAAAAAGCTATTGGTAAAGAGAAGCAATTTTCGGCTGTTCTTGATTTGCCGGAAGATGTGCAAAATGTAGTTTCGGATTTCATTAAAGAGAAATTCGCAAAAGCCCTTTCACTTAGAGATAAAGAAGCTTTAGAACAGGCTTCGAAAGAATTAGAAGAAGCCGTTGTTACAAACTTGGTTCAAGAAGAGGGTGATTTTTCTCTATTGAACGTGAAAGCTGCTTTTAAAAATGCAAAATCCAATCAAATGCGAGCTCTGATTAAGGATCTCGGCATTCGCGTAGACGGACGAAATACAACAGAAATTCGCCCAATTTCCATAGAGCCTTCTTTTCTTCCACGAACCCACGGGAGCTGTTTGTTTACTCGCGGAGAGACACAAAGCATGGCCGTGTGTACGCTTGGCGGAGAAAACATGGCGCAACGGTTTGAAGATTTAAATGGAGATGGTGCGGCTCGATTTTATCTACAATATTTCTTCCCACCCTTCTCTGTAGGAGAAGTGGGTAGAATCGGTTCCCCAGGAAGACGAGAAATCGGTCACGGAAAGCTCGCTGAAAAAGCTTTGAGCCACGTCCTTCCTGAAACATCTCGCTTCCCCTATACAATTCGGGTGGAGTCGAATATTACGGAATCCAATGGCTCTTCTTCTATGGCTTCTGTGTGCGGAGGATGCCTTGCTCTTATGGATGCAGGAGTACCAATTAAGGCTCCTGTAGCAGGTATTGCCATGGGGTTAATCTTGGATCAAGATCAAGCTATTATTCTGTCTGATATCTCAGGAATAGAAGATCATCTAGGAGACATGGACTTTAAAGTCGCTGGAACTGTAGATGGTATCACAGCTTTTCAAATGGATATCAAAGTAGAAGGGATTACGCATCAGGTCATGGAGCAAGCGCTGGCCCAAGCTAAGCAGGGACGCTCCCATATTCTGAATCTTATGATGCAGGTAATGTCTTCCCCTAAAGGGGCTATTTCCAAATACGCTCCTCGTATTGAAACCATGCAGATCAATACTTCCAAGATTGCGACAGTCATAGGCCCCGGAGGAAAACAGATCCGTCAGATTATCGAGCGATCTGGAGCCCAGGTTGACATCAACGATAATGGGATCATTAGCATAGCTGCAAGCACCCAAGAATCCATCAACAAAGCAAAAGAGCTTATTGAAGGATTAACCGGAGAAGTTGAGGTTGGCAAGATTTATAATGGCCGTGTAACCTCCGTCACGACCTTTGGAGCATTCGTAGAGGTCCTTCCAGGTAAAGAGGGGCTTTGTCATATTTCTGAGTTGTCTAAACAAAAAGTAGAGAATACGGCAGATGTTGTTAAAGAAGGAGACATGCTTGCCGTTAAACTGCTTAGCATTAATGAAAAAGGACAGCTTAAGCTCAGCCATAAGGCAACATTGGAAGGGTAA